One window of Dehalobacterium formicoaceticum genomic DNA carries:
- a CDS encoding copper transporter: MIDFKYHVTALVAIFLALGIGMLIGSQTLGNEFIGSQQEALINRLEGDFQQLRIQNGLTQSQLAAANEEADTYQEICRQMMPALIKNKLENYRVVVVQTNSNQKNSLNEIINPLELAGAQVDAVISLANDFSLAHVSSSLTLPETDAEKPIMELLGEAILFGDENGIMSDFAEEGMINISGVTGNSIDAVILVGGSDRESEEQVKNLDLILADFFIRKDVKVIGVESSSVSYSYIPYYNQNGHSKLMATVDNIDDITGQISLIYSILGAKGDFGVKETAKSLMPDLLQMDW, translated from the coding sequence GTGATTGATTTTAAATACCATGTAACAGCACTGGTGGCTATTTTTCTTGCCCTGGGGATTGGTATGCTGATCGGCAGCCAGACTTTGGGGAATGAGTTTATCGGCAGCCAGCAAGAAGCCTTAATTAATCGTTTGGAAGGGGATTTTCAGCAACTGCGCATTCAAAACGGACTGACCCAAAGTCAATTGGCGGCAGCTAACGAAGAGGCAGATACCTATCAGGAAATTTGCCGCCAGATGATGCCCGCTTTGATTAAAAACAAGTTAGAAAACTACCGGGTGGTGGTGGTTCAAACCAACAGCAATCAAAAGAACAGTTTAAATGAGATTATTAATCCTTTGGAGCTTGCCGGAGCCCAGGTGGATGCGGTGATTTCTCTTGCCAATGATTTTTCTCTGGCCCATGTAAGCAGCTCCCTCACACTCCCGGAAACGGATGCAGAAAAACCGATCATGGAATTGTTGGGGGAGGCAATTCTATTTGGGGATGAAAATGGAATCATGTCGGATTTTGCCGAGGAAGGAATGATCAATATTTCCGGGGTGACAGGAAATTCTATTGATGCCGTGATCTTAGTCGGTGGCAGTGACAGGGAGTCGGAAGAACAGGTCAAAAACCTGGATTTAATCTTGGCGGATTTCTTTATCCGGAAAGATGTTAAAGTGATTGGGGTAGAATCAAGCTCAGTTTCTTATTCATATATCCCATATTATAATCAAAATGGCCACAGCAAGCTAATGGCAACCGTGGATAATATTGATGATATCACGGGGCAAATTTCGTTGATTTACTCCATATTAGGAGCAAAAGGAGATTTTGGGGTAAAGGAGACAGCTAAAAGCCTGATGCCGGATTTGCTGCAGATGGATTGGTAG
- a CDS encoding ABC transporter substrate-binding protein, whose protein sequence is MERTTIKSKIKQTRKSFFILFFLIFMVLLFSITGCSRGNEAEPSRSSESTSYQEKGVIFEYLKTPVTTIDPAYVQNDSEIMIAKLIFQGLVKENQQGETVPCIARDWEVSPDGLTYTFHLNKGVLFHNGKEIKADDFKFSWERVLRLRAPASYLFANIQGAETVLSGGGTLVSGITALNEYILQIKLNHRQNNFINLLTHPAGAVLDRYELVEQGVHYAKAGSMKNPALMPSGAGPFQLIEWIGGRSLTLGRNASYFGEKPSIFRLEFSFAGKTKDALLEFLAGNIHILQDINPIDMTFLPKTETLPDLVDQPLRQFRYVGINDRIRPFNNKGVRDAVLYSLNAGEILQAARGKGGAEIKGTVTDYWYDQAGQDQAPISYNKNLAMQSLVQAGYPEGANLPEISLYCGSTEEDQIVAKKMMENLASVGLKVKIHYLSQKDLRQAIKDGQAAFYTRKYSAFSNELDDFFQEEVNSRWQKTFVNSTWDQLLTNAVQQDQAGRFRLYRQLEKEIMAQSRIRYLYSYRSSVAVSQNVDNFQLGRANNVIYEEIRLKQ, encoded by the coding sequence ATGGAAAGAACAACGATCAAGTCAAAAATAAAACAAACCAGGAAGAGCTTTTTTATTCTTTTCTTTCTGATATTCATGGTCCTGCTTTTTTCAATCACAGGCTGCAGCAGAGGAAATGAGGCGGAACCATCGAGATCATCTGAATCCACCTCCTATCAGGAGAAGGGGGTAATTTTTGAATACCTGAAAACTCCGGTGACCACCATTGATCCGGCCTATGTACAAAATGACAGCGAAATTATGATTGCCAAGCTGATTTTCCAAGGATTAGTTAAGGAGAATCAGCAAGGGGAAACGGTACCCTGCATTGCCCGGGACTGGGAGGTTTCTCCTGATGGTTTGACCTATACCTTCCATTTAAATAAGGGAGTGCTTTTCCATAACGGGAAGGAAATTAAGGCCGATGATTTTAAGTTTTCCTGGGAAAGGGTTTTGCGCCTGCGGGCGCCTGCCTCTTATCTGTTTGCCAACATTCAAGGAGCGGAAACTGTTTTATCCGGTGGAGGGACATTGGTTTCTGGGATTACAGCTCTTAATGAATACATCCTTCAAATAAAATTGAACCACAGGCAAAATAATTTCATTAACCTTCTTACCCATCCGGCGGGGGCCGTTTTGGATCGCTATGAGCTGGTGGAGCAGGGAGTTCATTATGCCAAAGCAGGCAGTATGAAGAACCCGGCCTTAATGCCCAGCGGAGCAGGTCCCTTTCAGTTGATTGAATGGATCGGAGGACGCAGTCTGACCTTGGGGAGGAATGCATCTTATTTTGGGGAAAAACCATCTATCTTTCGATTGGAATTCTCCTTTGCCGGGAAAACGAAAGATGCTCTGCTGGAATTTTTAGCGGGGAATATTCATATTTTGCAGGATATTAACCCCATCGATATGACTTTTTTGCCAAAGACAGAGACGCTGCCGGACTTGGTGGATCAGCCCCTGCGTCAATTTAGATATGTAGGGATCAATGACCGGATCAGACCTTTTAATAATAAGGGAGTGCGGGATGCAGTGCTTTACAGTCTTAATGCTGGGGAAATTCTCCAGGCTGCCCGGGGTAAGGGCGGGGCGGAGATCAAGGGAACAGTGACAGATTATTGGTATGACCAGGCGGGGCAGGACCAGGCACCGATTTCCTATAACAAAAATCTGGCCATGCAGAGTCTGGTTCAGGCAGGATATCCGGAAGGAGCTAATTTACCGGAAATTTCACTTTACTGTGGTTCTACGGAGGAAGATCAAATTGTCGCTAAAAAGATGATGGAGAATTTAGCATCCGTGGGACTGAAAGTAAAGATCCATTATCTCTCCCAGAAGGATTTGCGTCAAGCGATCAAAGACGGGCAGGCTGCCTTTTATACCAGGAAGTATTCCGCCTTTAGCAATGAATTGGATGATTTTTTTCAGGAAGAAGTTAATTCCCGATGGCAGAAAACCTTCGTTAACTCCACTTGGGATCAGTTATTGACCAACGCCGTACAACAGGATCAGGCGGGCAGATTCAGACTTTATCGCCAACTGGAAAAAGAAATAATGGCTCAAAGCAGGATCCGCTATTTATATTCTTATCGCTCTTCCGTAGCAGTTTCCCAGAATGTGGATAATTTTCAGCTAGGCAGGGCAAACAATGTAATTTATGAAGAAATCCGTCTCAAACAATAA
- a CDS encoding lytic transglycosylase domain-containing protein — translation MSFIFRRFVKFFVSLGILAGLAFIVFYSGPVQRIFYPILYREYVFKYADQYQVDPLLVAAIIRKESRYAPTAVSPTGARGLMQIMPDTADWASKQLEIEFHQDMLFDPEYNIRMGCWYLRKLQDTFPDNLPVTLASYNAGQGNVSRWLEEGIWNGELSQLDRIPFAETRTYVSTVLTYYRHYQRLYRGEKIRGDSNSIDIAAITNKITEKILIMISDKSGS, via the coding sequence TTGTCTTTTATTTTTCGGCGGTTCGTTAAATTTTTTGTTAGCTTAGGCATTCTGGCTGGTTTAGCTTTCATTGTGTTTTATAGCGGACCGGTGCAAAGAATTTTTTATCCCATATTATATCGGGAATATGTTTTTAAATATGCTGATCAATATCAGGTGGATCCATTATTAGTGGCAGCGATAATCAGAAAGGAAAGCCGCTATGCTCCTACCGCAGTCTCTCCAACCGGAGCCAGAGGATTGATGCAGATTATGCCGGATACGGCGGACTGGGCTTCCAAGCAATTGGAGATCGAATTCCATCAGGATATGCTATTTGATCCGGAATATAACATCCGCATGGGATGCTGGTATTTGCGCAAGCTGCAAGATACCTTTCCGGATAATTTACCTGTCACATTGGCATCTTATAATGCCGGCCAGGGCAATGTGAGTCGTTGGCTGGAAGAAGGGATCTGGAATGGGGAACTGAGTCAGCTGGACCGAATTCCTTTTGCTGAAACCCGCACCTACGTGAGCACGGTCCTCACTTATTACCGGCATTATCAAAGGTTGTATCGAGGGGAAAAGATCCGTGGGGATAGCAATAGCATTGATATTGCCGCTATTACCAACAAAATTACGGAAAAAATCTTAATTATGATCTCTGATAAAAGCGGCAGTTAA
- the coaE gene encoding dephospho-CoA kinase (Dephospho-CoA kinase (CoaE) performs the final step in coenzyme A biosynthesis.), with product MKIIGLTGGIASGKSTVTAYLRELGVKVIDADQIAREVVCPGQPAYQKIVAEFGGDILLPDGELNREKLGSIIFQNPLARKKLDQITHPAIFREMDKQIEEFKVQKPDGVVVLDIPLLIETEMQKKVDEVWLTFLPEELQLQRLMERDGLTRSEAAKRLSSQMPLKEKIKFAHRVIDTSGILLDTKKQAGDCWQKINQGK from the coding sequence TTGAAAATCATTGGATTAACAGGAGGCATTGCCAGCGGTAAAAGTACAGTAACCGCTTATTTAAGGGAATTGGGTGTCAAGGTAATCGATGCCGATCAGATTGCCCGGGAAGTGGTATGTCCCGGTCAACCTGCTTACCAGAAAATTGTAGCGGAATTTGGTGGAGACATCCTTTTGCCTGACGGAGAACTGAATCGAGAAAAATTAGGCAGCATTATTTTTCAAAATCCCCTTGCCCGGAAAAAATTAGACCAAATTACCCATCCCGCAATCTTTCGGGAAATGGATAAGCAAATAGAGGAATTCAAGGTTCAGAAACCTGATGGAGTGGTAGTCTTGGATATTCCTTTGTTGATTGAAACGGAAATGCAGAAGAAGGTAGATGAGGTTTGGCTCACTTTTCTGCCGGAGGAGCTGCAGCTGCAGCGTTTAATGGAACGAGACGGGCTAACCCGAAGTGAGGCTGCAAAAAGGCTATCATCTCAGATGCCTCTTAAAGAAAAAATAAAATTTGCTCATCGAGTGATTGACACATCGGGAATATTATTGGATACTAAAAAACAGGCGGGTGATTGCTGGCAAAAGATTAATCAAGGTAAATAG
- the mutM gene encoding DNA-formamidopyrimidine glycosylase, with protein sequence MPELPEVETVRRSLEERLLGLQIKKITINHHSVIAAPEVPAFQENLLEQTFLQVGRRGKYLIFDLTSNWKMVVHLRMTGRLVYGDAGMPLLKHTHVIFSLDNGAELRFTDPRRFGRIWLVPAQDIALISGLSTLGPEPLGGEFSPEVFQEQLHRRKTKIKSLLLDQRFIAGIGNIYADEILFRSCIHPERSADSLSDEEIKCLFQSVIDILQEAVEHRGTSFSDYVDGLGAKGTHQNYVKVYQRAGNNCLRCGGVIERMKIGSRSAYYCPQCQK encoded by the coding sequence ATGCCGGAACTGCCTGAAGTAGAAACTGTGCGCAGATCATTGGAGGAACGATTATTAGGCTTACAAATAAAAAAGATTACCATTAATCATCATAGTGTGATTGCCGCACCTGAGGTTCCGGCGTTCCAAGAAAATCTTTTGGAGCAAACTTTTCTGCAAGTGGGACGACGAGGTAAATACCTCATCTTTGACCTAACCTCAAATTGGAAAATGGTGGTTCATCTGCGTATGACCGGCCGGTTGGTTTATGGCGATGCCGGAATGCCGCTGCTGAAGCACACCCACGTAATTTTTTCCCTGGATAATGGGGCGGAATTAAGATTTACGGATCCCCGGCGTTTTGGCCGGATATGGCTGGTACCGGCACAGGATATTGCTCTGATTTCCGGTCTGAGCACCTTGGGGCCGGAACCTTTAGGAGGAGAGTTTTCCCCGGAAGTTTTTCAAGAGCAATTGCACCGGAGAAAAACAAAAATCAAGTCTCTTCTTTTGGATCAACGTTTTATTGCTGGCATCGGTAATATTTATGCCGATGAAATTTTATTCAGGAGTTGTATTCATCCGGAAAGGAGCGCGGATTCCTTAAGTGATGAGGAAATCAAGTGCTTGTTTCAGTCGGTTATTGATATCTTGCAGGAAGCGGTAGAGCATCGGGGCACCAGCTTCAGCGATTATGTGGACGGACTGGGGGCAAAAGGTACCCATCAAAATTATGTAAAAGTTTATCAAAGAGCGGGGAACAACTGTCTCCGCTGCGGCGGTGTCATTGAACGCATGAAAATCGGAAGCCGCAGTGCCTACTATTGCCCCCAATGCCAAAAGTGA
- the polA gene encoding DNA polymerase I: MKKFLIVDGNSLIHRAFYALPLLSNAQGQFTNGAYGFTTMFTKILDEEKPDYVVVCFDKDKKTFRTEQFKDYKGQRKPTPAELATQFALVRQIINALNVVYEELDGYEADDIIGAMVKRGEEAGFTNLILTGDKDALQLVSNHSTVLLIRKGISELEPFDEQAIFDKYALKPYQIIDLKGLMGDSSDNIPGVPGVGEKTALKLLHQYQTVEGIYENLEELTPKLRSKLAENRQLADLSKDLATIRTDLPLEIDLSRYKSSAPNYEELLKVYRELEFKSLVPGVLDRMAGELEKPVMSGEKREVVPRVTVLEDRTSLSNIISSSGTGKKLAIYTLHQGNYFQGDIVALALAFSGEESYVIFLADKEEEEKRQILQTVFSGAPEKKIVYNGKELLVMLARHGVSFSGEFSDVMLGAYLLDPGSSAHYSLEALALEYLQIPLLAKEQAEEDYGIRVQILWQLSDLLERKLKEQEMEDLYRQVELPLEKILAQMELAGIKVEKAQLEVMSKELEAAITLVRSEIYRQAGEEFNLNSPKQLGVILFEKLGLPPLKKTKTGYSTSAEVLDQLAERHEIVAQILEYRTLAKLKSTYVDGLQPLINPETGKLHTSFNQMVTATGRLSSTEPNLQNIPIRIELGRRIRKVFVPETENNILLAGDYSQIELRVLAHISQDPVLQEAFRADQDIHTRTAAEVFGVPMDQVDGEMRRRAKAVNFGIVYGISDYGLSRDLGIPRHDSKHYIEQYFKRYPGVAAYLEAIVAEAKDKGYVTTLLKRRRYLPDILSSNYNVRSFGERTAMNTPIQGSAADIIKVAMIDVAEFMQSEGYRSKMILQVHDELIFDVLPEELSSLAQGIKSRMEQAISLSVPLKVDLKTGPDWYQMEKYQVE; encoded by the coding sequence ATGAAAAAGTTCTTGATTGTAGACGGAAACAGTTTGATTCACCGGGCTTTTTACGCTCTGCCCCTGCTTTCTAATGCCCAAGGTCAGTTTACCAATGGGGCTTATGGCTTCACCACCATGTTTACTAAAATCCTTGACGAAGAAAAACCGGATTATGTTGTTGTGTGTTTTGATAAGGATAAAAAAACCTTTCGTACGGAGCAGTTTAAGGACTATAAGGGGCAACGCAAACCAACGCCGGCGGAGCTTGCCACTCAGTTTGCTTTGGTGCGGCAAATCATTAACGCCCTTAATGTGGTCTATGAAGAACTGGATGGATATGAGGCGGATGACATCATTGGCGCCATGGTAAAAAGGGGAGAAGAGGCAGGCTTTACCAATCTGATTTTAACCGGAGATAAGGATGCTCTGCAATTGGTATCTAATCATTCAACGGTTTTATTAATCAGAAAGGGGATTTCCGAGCTGGAGCCCTTTGACGAGCAGGCAATTTTCGACAAGTACGCTTTAAAGCCCTATCAAATCATTGATTTAAAAGGCCTGATGGGGGATTCTTCCGACAATATCCCCGGCGTACCTGGGGTAGGTGAGAAGACGGCATTAAAATTATTGCACCAGTATCAAACTGTGGAAGGTATCTATGAAAATTTAGAGGAACTGACCCCCAAATTAAGAAGCAAACTGGCCGAAAACCGGCAGCTGGCGGATCTGTCGAAGGATCTGGCCACCATTCGGACCGATCTACCCTTGGAAATTGACTTATCACGTTATAAGTCCAGTGCTCCTAATTATGAGGAACTTTTAAAGGTCTATCGGGAATTAGAATTTAAAAGTCTGGTGCCGGGTGTGCTGGACCGCATGGCTGGAGAACTAGAAAAACCTGTGATGTCTGGGGAGAAGAGGGAGGTTGTTCCTCGCGTTACGGTCCTGGAGGACAGAACATCCCTATCCAATATTATTTCTTCATCCGGTACCGGGAAGAAGCTAGCCATTTATACCCTGCACCAGGGGAATTATTTTCAAGGAGATATCGTGGCCCTGGCGTTGGCCTTTTCCGGGGAAGAATCTTATGTGATTTTCCTCGCCGACAAGGAAGAGGAAGAGAAAAGGCAAATTCTCCAGACTGTTTTTTCCGGAGCACCAGAGAAAAAGATTGTGTATAACGGGAAGGAACTCCTGGTAATGCTGGCCCGGCATGGGGTTTCTTTTTCAGGAGAATTCTCCGATGTGATGTTAGGAGCTTATTTATTGGATCCCGGGTCGTCAGCTCATTACAGCTTGGAAGCTCTGGCCTTGGAATATTTGCAGATACCTTTGCTGGCCAAGGAACAGGCGGAAGAGGATTACGGCATCAGGGTGCAGATCCTCTGGCAATTGTCGGATCTTCTGGAAAGGAAGCTTAAAGAGCAGGAGATGGAAGATCTCTACCGCCAGGTGGAGCTTCCCTTGGAGAAAATCCTGGCTCAGATGGAGCTGGCCGGGATTAAAGTGGAAAAGGCTCAATTAGAGGTGATGTCCAAGGAATTGGAAGCCGCCATCACTCTGGTGCGGTCAGAGATTTACCGGCAGGCGGGGGAAGAATTCAATCTTAATTCTCCCAAGCAATTAGGCGTAATTCTCTTTGAAAAACTGGGACTTCCGCCCCTTAAGAAAACAAAAACCGGCTATTCCACCAGCGCAGAGGTTTTGGATCAATTGGCGGAGCGGCATGAGATTGTGGCCCAGATCTTGGAATACCGCACCCTGGCAAAATTAAAATCCACCTATGTGGATGGGCTGCAGCCTTTAATTAACCCGGAAACTGGGAAATTACACACCTCTTTCAATCAGATGGTTACAGCTACCGGGCGTCTTTCCTCCACCGAACCTAATCTTCAGAATATTCCCATCCGCATTGAGCTGGGGCGGCGCATTCGCAAGGTCTTCGTTCCGGAGACCGAAAACAATATACTTCTGGCCGGAGATTATTCCCAGATTGAGTTGCGGGTATTGGCCCACATCTCCCAAGATCCGGTGCTGCAGGAGGCTTTTCGGGCAGATCAGGATATTCATACCAGAACAGCGGCCGAGGTTTTTGGTGTTCCTATGGATCAGGTGGATGGTGAAATGAGGAGAAGAGCCAAGGCAGTTAATTTCGGCATCGTTTATGGGATCAGTGATTATGGTTTATCCCGGGATTTGGGAATTCCCCGGCATGATTCCAAACATTATATCGAACAATATTTTAAACGCTACCCGGGGGTAGCCGCCTATCTGGAAGCGATTGTCGCGGAAGCGAAAGATAAAGGTTATGTAACGACACTGCTGAAGCGGCGGCGTTATCTTCCCGATATCTTGAGTTCCAATTATAATGTGCGCAGCTTTGGGGAACGCACGGCCATGAATACCCCGATTCAGGGAAGCGCGGCAGATATTATCAAGGTTGCCATGATTGATGTGGCCGAATTTATGCAGTCTGAGGGCTACCGGTCAAAGATGATTTTGCAGGTCCATGATGAATTGATCTTTGACGTTCTCCCGGAGGAATTATCATCTCTGGCCCAGGGGATTAAATCCCGGATGGAGCAGGCGATTTCCTTATCGGTACCTTTGAAAGTAGACTTAAAGACAGGCCCTGACTGGTACCAGATGGAGAAATATCAGGTAGAGTGA
- a CDS encoding CapA family protein: MASREWTKHRRLLFLALLFCGFFIVSGVYALLKEDGKMGQSVMDQTALIMAGTDQEKTGEKAQIAIKVEQEALSLVAVGDVMLGRKIDDVMRTKGMGYPFLKTAPLLGQADIAFANLETPLFNQGNPSPEKEILFRGQPEYAQALSQAGFDVVSLANNHALDYGIRALSQTMTLLHGSGISTVGGGKNTDEARQPVIINEKGMSIAFLAYCKIEDITELHQQISKTKGGQGIPGIAPLIMEEIKKDIQKAKEKADIVIISLHWGGEYQDHPKNEQREIAHQLIDAGANVILGHHPHTIQGLEWYQGGLIAYSLGNFVFDQNQNARTQEGLLLHLKMQEAALRQAEVFPIYINQGQPEVAEGEKGAGIMKRTAYLSEQLGTQVRIKDGKGLIMPGDS; this comes from the coding sequence ATGGCCAGTAGGGAATGGACCAAGCACCGGCGATTATTATTTCTGGCCCTTTTGTTTTGTGGTTTTTTTATTGTATCGGGGGTTTATGCGCTGCTGAAAGAAGACGGGAAGATGGGGCAAAGTGTTATGGATCAAACTGCTCTCATCATGGCTGGAACAGATCAAGAGAAGACGGGGGAGAAAGCTCAGATAGCAATAAAAGTGGAGCAGGAAGCGTTATCTCTTGTAGCTGTGGGTGATGTGATGCTGGGGCGGAAAATTGATGATGTGATGCGCACAAAAGGGATGGGATATCCTTTCTTAAAGACGGCACCTCTTCTGGGACAGGCGGATATTGCCTTTGCCAATTTGGAAACTCCACTCTTCAACCAAGGGAACCCCTCTCCGGAGAAGGAGATTTTGTTCCGGGGACAACCGGAATATGCCCAAGCCTTATCCCAGGCGGGTTTTGACGTGGTCAGTCTGGCCAATAATCATGCTTTGGATTATGGTATTCGGGCGTTGTCCCAGACCATGACTCTTTTGCATGGCTCCGGTATCAGTACCGTGGGTGGGGGGAAGAATACGGATGAAGCCCGCCAACCGGTCATAATTAATGAAAAAGGGATGAGCATTGCTTTTTTGGCTTATTGTAAGATCGAGGATATAACGGAGCTTCATCAGCAGATATCCAAAACTAAAGGGGGGCAAGGTATTCCGGGGATCGCACCTCTGATCATGGAAGAAATCAAAAAGGATATTCAAAAAGCAAAGGAAAAGGCCGATATTGTGATTATCTCCCTCCATTGGGGTGGGGAGTATCAGGATCATCCTAAGAACGAACAAAGGGAAATCGCCCATCAACTGATCGATGCCGGGGCAAATGTGATTTTAGGACATCATCCCCATACAATCCAAGGGTTGGAGTGGTATCAGGGAGGATTGATTGCTTATTCTCTGGGGAACTTTGTCTTTGATCAAAATCAGAATGCCAGAACCCAAGAAGGCTTGCTGTTACATTTGAAAATGCAAGAAGCTGCTCTCCGACAAGCAGAGGTTTTCCCTATCTATATTAACCAGGGACAGCCGGAAGTGGCAGAAGGGGAAAAAGGAGCGGGGATTATGAAGCGTACCGCTTATCTTTCGGAACAATTGGGGACCCAGGTGCGGATCAAAGACGGAAAAGGGCTCATAATGCCGGGGGACAGTTAG
- a CDS encoding RNA polymerase sigma factor, whose product MSTVEELVRRSQQGDIAAFEELISQHQQKTYNIAYRLMGNHHDAGDLAQEALIKVYKSIGSFRYDSSFSTWVYHIVTNVCRDELRKRSRHQVSYLDEPVSLYDGEVHKEVADDTFNPEDAYERKESAEYIQGLINTLNPEYRMVIILREMLGLSYEEIAQELDITLGTVKSRLNRARKYLKERIVRGGENPSSDTSRVLREGGN is encoded by the coding sequence ATGTCTACGGTTGAAGAATTAGTGCGCCGGAGCCAGCAAGGGGATATTGCCGCTTTTGAGGAGTTAATATCTCAGCACCAGCAAAAAACATACAATATTGCCTATCGTTTGATGGGCAATCATCATGATGCGGGTGATTTGGCTCAGGAAGCCTTGATAAAAGTTTATAAATCCATCGGAAGTTTCCGGTATGATTCATCTTTCAGTACCTGGGTTTATCATATTGTAACCAATGTCTGCCGGGACGAACTTAGAAAACGCAGCCGTCACCAGGTCTCCTATCTGGATGAACCTGTATCTCTCTATGATGGTGAGGTGCATAAGGAAGTAGCAGATGATACCTTTAACCCTGAAGATGCTTATGAGCGCAAAGAATCGGCAGAATACATTCAGGGACTGATCAATACCCTTAATCCGGAGTATCGTATGGTGATTATCCTTCGGGAAATGTTAGGATTAAGTTACGAAGAAATAGCCCAGGAATTGGACATTACTTTGGGCACGGTGAAATCCAGACTGAATCGTGCCAGGAAATATTTAAAAGAACGGATAGTAAGAGGCGGGGAAAACCCCTCATCGGATACGAGTCGCGTCCTTAGGGAGGGAGGAAATTAA
- a CDS encoding MgtC/SapB family protein produces the protein MKIGISYQDILLRLLVATIVGIILGIERSIKHKTAGLRTHTLVCISTTSIAIISAYGFEEFRGVTTMDPARLIVGIITGIGFLGAGIIWREPLGGVQGVTTAANIWATAGLGIGVGLGHFFLVFATVAFIFVALHISNVFEKLNFVKKTPPNCESESEHPVHHQEES, from the coding sequence ATGAAGATAGGAATATCTTATCAGGATATCTTATTACGTCTTCTGGTGGCCACCATCGTGGGTATCATTTTAGGTATTGAACGCAGCATAAAGCACAAAACAGCCGGTCTTAGAACCCATACCCTGGTCTGCATATCCACCACATCTATTGCCATTATTTCTGCTTATGGATTTGAAGAATTTCGCGGTGTGACGACCATGGATCCGGCCCGTTTAATTGTAGGGATTATCACCGGAATCGGTTTTTTGGGTGCCGGAATCATCTGGCGGGAACCTTTAGGGGGCGTCCAAGGGGTTACAACTGCGGCAAATATCTGGGCCACGGCCGGATTAGGGATTGGTGTTGGCTTGGGACACTTCTTTTTAGTCTTTGCCACCGTAGCCTTCATCTTTGTGGCTCTGCATATCTCAAATGTATTTGAAAAACTTAATTTTGTAAAAAAAACGCCCCCCAATTGTGAATCTGAATCAGAGCATCCTGTGCATCATCAAGAGGAAAGCTAA
- the rpmF gene encoding 50S ribosomal protein L32, translating into MRRATQKISAPSLSECPQCHAFKSPHHVCPECGYYKGKEVVSKAE; encoded by the coding sequence ATGCGTCGGGCAACGCAAAAGATCAGTGCGCCTTCTTTATCTGAGTGTCCGCAATGTCATGCCTTTAAATCACCACACCACGTTTGTCCGGAATGTGGCTATTATAAAGGAAAAGAAGTTGTTTCCAAAGCAGAATAA
- a CDS encoding YceD family protein translates to MKINVGKIKNVFGKNDSLEYEESLPQLIVEGGDIIKLTAPLKFSGQVENLGDRLLIEGAIHTAVELLCSRCMEPTSIPIHAPLKEIFANHIIADEDEDEIFLYEGDELDITPHISRAIMLELPMKVMCKEDCQGLCPECGINLNLKKCQCVKETIDPRFAVLEKFASQSFTEGGVSSGSTKGENIEGE, encoded by the coding sequence ATGAAAATTAATGTCGGTAAGATCAAAAATGTTTTTGGGAAAAATGATTCTCTGGAATATGAGGAATCTCTGCCTCAACTTATTGTAGAAGGCGGGGATATTATTAAGCTGACTGCTCCTTTGAAATTTTCCGGGCAGGTAGAAAACCTGGGTGACAGGCTCTTGATCGAAGGAGCAATACATACTGCCGTCGAATTATTATGCAGCCGTTGTATGGAACCCACAAGCATTCCGATTCATGCTCCTTTAAAAGAAATTTTCGCCAACCATATAATCGCTGATGAAGATGAAGATGAAATATTTCTTTACGAAGGTGATGAACTGGATATTACACCTCATATTTCCCGGGCAATTATGTTGGAATTGCCGATGAAGGTAATGTGCAAAGAAGATTGTCAAGGTCTTTGCCCGGAATGCGGGATTAATTTAAATTTAAAAAAATGCCAATGTGTTAAAGAAACGATCGATCCTCGTTTCGCGGTATTGGAAAAGTTTGCAAGTCAGAGTTTTACTGAAGGGGGTGTTAGCAGTGGGAGTACCAAAGGGGAAAACATCGAAGGCGAATAA